Proteins co-encoded in one Cryptosporangium minutisporangium genomic window:
- a CDS encoding sensor histidine kinase, with amino-acid sequence MSVAPRPGGRRSGGSIGRRIIRTLALPVAATVVLLAVIAVVQVANYRSAAETARAVGLELAVQDLIRELQNERGITAGLLGGNAGFRAELPPARERVDDQRDAVEKLVTGGGAGEERVAAAVRELDGLAGVRAGADAGSAARAPTFAYFTARIGVLTDVDTGLDSSGDAALRRHVAALDALGAVTEATAQERAFLNGVFSASGFRGDEFLQFVTMRSAKDTAAAAFSRHADGTARTALAYLLDTGAAREAAYFEKVALGAGDGRYLQVNPQSWWSALTTVLDDMLQLQQHVGSVIQARAESLQHQATVRTALLLAAVLLSLVGSIVLAVRASRSIARPLAALAAEANRVAGVQLPEAVRRATSGDEATSPPPVRVSRGAGDEVRLVADAFDRVQATAYTLATEQARLRRSGAESLANLGRRNQNLLRRQLGFITRLEREESDPTGLANLFELDHLATRMRRNAESLLVLVGAASPRQWSDPLPVTDVIRGAVSEVEEYRRVALRRVDDVRVAGSMVSGVAHLLAELIENGLAFSPPDVDVEIHGRRIGSGYLIAVVDQGVGLSAADLRRANERVRGEGDFLTAPARFLGHYVVGRLAVGMGVGVELAPSPVTGVTARITLPASMLSDPAPVERITAELPGRAPVPVEPRALTASVPAGTGRWWATADPSAPASPSAPSAPSAPSAPPAPSAPSAPSAPPSEIAEPADLPATVESVVLARDPADDNPSAPAQRTRNGLRKRPPRSQRTAVAGVRPAVSAPVQERPALLNESPEALRARLAAFRDGVQRGTTGTSATVPQRKKHP; translated from the coding sequence GTGTCCGTGGCACCGCGTCCGGGCGGACGCCGTTCCGGCGGGTCGATCGGGCGCCGCATCATCCGCACGCTCGCGCTGCCGGTGGCCGCCACCGTCGTCCTCCTGGCGGTGATCGCGGTCGTGCAGGTCGCCAACTACCGCTCGGCGGCCGAGACTGCGCGCGCGGTCGGCCTCGAACTCGCGGTGCAGGACCTGATCCGCGAACTGCAGAACGAACGCGGGATCACCGCCGGGCTGCTCGGCGGGAACGCCGGCTTCCGGGCCGAGCTGCCTCCGGCCCGGGAACGCGTGGACGACCAGCGGGATGCGGTGGAGAAGTTGGTCACCGGCGGCGGAGCCGGGGAGGAGCGCGTTGCAGCCGCCGTGCGGGAACTCGACGGCCTCGCCGGCGTGCGGGCCGGTGCCGACGCCGGATCCGCCGCGCGGGCGCCCACGTTCGCGTACTTCACCGCGCGCATCGGCGTGCTCACCGACGTCGACACCGGTCTGGACAGCTCCGGCGACGCGGCCCTGCGGCGCCACGTCGCGGCCCTGGACGCGCTCGGCGCCGTCACCGAGGCCACCGCGCAGGAGCGGGCGTTCCTCAACGGCGTCTTCTCCGCCAGCGGCTTCCGCGGCGACGAGTTCCTCCAGTTCGTCACGATGCGGTCCGCGAAGGACACCGCGGCGGCCGCGTTCAGCCGTCACGCCGACGGCACCGCCCGTACGGCGCTCGCCTACCTCCTCGACACCGGGGCCGCACGCGAGGCGGCGTACTTCGAGAAGGTCGCGCTCGGCGCGGGCGACGGGCGGTATCTCCAGGTCAACCCGCAGTCGTGGTGGTCCGCACTCACGACGGTGCTGGACGACATGCTCCAGCTGCAACAGCACGTCGGATCGGTCATCCAGGCGCGGGCGGAAAGCCTCCAGCACCAGGCGACCGTCCGCACGGCCCTGTTGCTCGCCGCGGTGCTGCTGAGTCTCGTCGGCTCGATCGTCCTCGCCGTCCGCGCGTCCCGGTCGATCGCACGGCCGCTCGCCGCGCTCGCCGCGGAGGCCAACCGCGTGGCCGGTGTCCAGCTCCCGGAGGCCGTCCGGCGCGCGACCTCCGGCGACGAGGCCACCTCGCCGCCACCGGTCCGGGTGTCCCGCGGCGCCGGCGACGAGGTGCGGCTGGTCGCCGACGCGTTCGACCGGGTGCAGGCCACCGCGTACACGCTCGCCACCGAGCAGGCGCGTCTGCGCCGCAGCGGCGCGGAGTCGCTGGCGAACCTCGGTCGGCGCAACCAGAACCTGCTGCGCCGCCAGCTCGGGTTCATCACCCGGCTGGAGCGGGAGGAGTCCGACCCGACCGGGCTGGCCAACCTGTTCGAGCTCGACCACCTGGCCACCCGGATGCGACGCAACGCGGAGAGCCTGCTGGTGCTGGTCGGCGCCGCGAGCCCACGGCAGTGGTCGGACCCGTTGCCGGTCACCGACGTCATCCGGGGCGCCGTGTCCGAGGTGGAGGAGTACCGCCGGGTCGCGCTGCGCCGCGTGGACGACGTGCGGGTGGCGGGCTCGATGGTCAGCGGGGTCGCCCACCTGCTCGCCGAGCTGATCGAGAACGGGCTGGCCTTCTCCCCGCCCGACGTCGACGTCGAGATCCACGGCCGCCGGATCGGATCCGGCTACCTGATCGCGGTGGTCGACCAGGGCGTCGGGCTGAGCGCCGCCGACCTGCGGCGGGCCAACGAGCGGGTGCGCGGCGAGGGTGACTTCCTGACCGCACCGGCCCGGTTCCTCGGGCACTACGTCGTCGGCCGGCTCGCCGTCGGGATGGGCGTCGGCGTGGAGCTCGCACCGTCGCCGGTGACCGGCGTGACCGCCCGGATCACGCTGCCGGCGAGCATGTTGTCCGATCCGGCCCCGGTGGAGCGGATCACGGCCGAGTTGCCGGGGCGCGCTCCGGTCCCGGTCGAGCCGCGCGCACTGACCGCGTCGGTTCCGGCTGGCACCGGACGGTGGTGGGCGACGGCGGATCCGTCCGCGCCGGCGTCCCCATCCGCCCCGTCAGCCCCGTCCGCCCCGTCAGCCCCGCCCGCCCCGTCAGCCCCGTCCGCCCCGTCGGCCCCGCCCTCCGAGATCGCCGAGCCCGCCGACCTTCCGGCGACCGTCGAGTCCGTCGTGCTCGCCCGCGACCCCGCCGACGACAACCCGTCCGCGCCCGCCCAGCGCACCCGGAACGGCCTGCGCAAGCGCCCACCGCGCAGTCAGCGCACGGCGGTCGCCGGAGTACGTCCGGCCGTGTCCGCGCCGGTGCAGGAGCGGCCCGCGCTGCTCAACGAGTCGCCGGAGGCGCTGCGTGCCCGGCTGGCGGCGTTCCGCGACGGGGTCCAGCGCGGCACGACCGGAACCAGCGCCACCGTGCCACAACGAAAGAAGCATCCGTGA
- a CDS encoding roadblock/LC7 domain-containing protein, whose product MSSPRVDSPADRHQFNWLLGNFVHQTDGVRDAVAVSSDGLLIAGSDGLGRADADQLAAIVSSLASIARSASRRYDFDGLKLIMIEMRRGFLLVSVMAGGSCLGVVADGESDLGLVGYEISLLAERFGDLLTPALIAESRQHLPR is encoded by the coding sequence GTGAGCTCTCCGAGAGTCGACAGCCCGGCCGATCGGCACCAGTTCAACTGGCTGCTCGGCAACTTCGTCCACCAGACCGACGGCGTCCGCGACGCGGTGGCGGTGTCGTCGGACGGGCTGCTCATCGCGGGCTCCGACGGGCTCGGCCGGGCCGACGCGGACCAGTTGGCGGCGATCGTCTCCAGCCTGGCGAGCATCGCCCGGAGCGCGTCCCGCCGGTACGACTTCGACGGCCTCAAGCTGATCATGATCGAGATGCGGCGGGGTTTCCTCCTGGTCTCGGTCATGGCGGGCGGGAGCTGCCTCGGTGTGGTCGCCGACGGGGAGAGCGACCTGGGCCTCGTCGGATACGAGATCTCCCTGCTGGCCGAGCGGTTCGGTGACCTGCTCACCCCGGCGCTGATCGCTGAGTCCCGGCAACACCTACCGAGATGA
- a CDS encoding DUF742 domain-containing protein, which yields MTSFPGRLGPPAGRPGAATPADEDPVVRPFVLTGGRTVPLRDGLRIETQLQTTPSALAAPLRFESRRIVELCQAPKSMADLSAALRAPLAVVRILVSDLLGAGHLRTDAPVGAFTPALIERIRDRVRAL from the coding sequence ATGACGTCGTTCCCGGGGCGGCTCGGCCCACCCGCCGGACGGCCCGGAGCGGCGACCCCAGCGGACGAGGACCCAGTCGTCCGTCCGTTCGTGCTCACCGGCGGGCGGACCGTTCCGCTCCGCGACGGACTGCGGATCGAGACACAGCTGCAGACGACGCCGTCGGCGCTCGCCGCGCCGCTGCGATTCGAGTCGCGGCGGATCGTCGAACTCTGCCAGGCCCCGAAGTCGATGGCGGACCTCTCGGCGGCGCTGCGGGCACCGCTGGCCGTCGTCCGGATCCTCGTCTCCGACCTCCTCGGCGCGGGGCACCTCCGGACCGACGCGCCGGTCGGCGCATTCACCCCCGCACTGATCGAAAGGATCCGGGATCGTGTTCGGGCGCTCTAA
- a CDS encoding GTP-binding protein has product MFGRSNEPVVPPIAVKVVVGGGFGVGKTTFVSAISEIEPLITEAEMTDRSIGIDDTSAVTGKTTTTVALDFGRITLDDALLLYLFGTPGQDRFAFLWDDLVDGALGAVVLVDTRRVEDCFRTIDYFEERDLPFVIGVNVFEPGQRFALDEVREALGVEPGVRLVECDARQRESVKDVLVALTEEVLARRLNTDRAVAPGMRQETW; this is encoded by the coding sequence GTGTTCGGGCGCTCTAACGAACCGGTGGTTCCACCGATCGCTGTCAAGGTCGTCGTCGGCGGCGGTTTCGGCGTCGGCAAGACGACGTTCGTCAGCGCGATCTCGGAGATCGAGCCGCTGATCACCGAGGCGGAGATGACCGACCGGTCGATCGGGATCGACGACACGTCGGCGGTCACCGGGAAGACCACGACCACCGTCGCGCTGGACTTCGGGCGGATCACGCTCGACGACGCGCTGCTGCTCTACCTGTTCGGCACCCCGGGCCAGGACCGGTTCGCGTTCCTCTGGGACGACCTGGTCGACGGGGCGCTCGGCGCGGTCGTGCTGGTGGACACCCGCCGCGTCGAGGACTGTTTCCGCACGATCGACTACTTCGAAGAGCGGGACCTCCCGTTCGTCATCGGCGTCAACGTGTTCGAGCCCGGTCAACGGTTCGCGCTGGACGAGGTGCGCGAGGCGCTCGGCGTCGAACCCGGGGTGCGGCTCGTGGAATGCGACGCACGCCAGCGGGAGTCGGTCAAGGACGTCCTGGTCGCGCTGACCGAGGAGGTCCTCGCCCGGCGCCTGAACACGGATCGGGCGGTCGCCCCGGGAATGAGGCAGGAGACATGGTGA
- a CDS encoding ABC transporter substrate-binding protein — MVRWRTTVALMSVLVLTACGGSDAAITAPPGVPEAECSTVTIAVNPWVGYAANVAVVSYLLERELGCTVVEKQLTEDASWEGMAAGSVDVILENWGHDEQKKKYIDDRKVAVELGLTGNKGVIGWYVPPWMAQKYPDITNWRNLNKYAAQFATAASNGKGQFLDGDPSFVTNDAALIANLRLDFTVVYAGSEDKLIAAFRAAEANRTPLIGYFYEPQWLLSEIPLKRIRLPVYRPGCDANPKTVACDYQPYDLDKIGRATFVDSGSPAATLIKNFTWTNADQNAVARDLTVNQLSPDRAAKRWLDTHRATWEKWLS, encoded by the coding sequence ATGGTGAGGTGGCGCACGACGGTGGCCCTGATGAGCGTCCTGGTGCTCACCGCCTGCGGTGGGTCGGACGCGGCGATCACCGCGCCACCCGGCGTACCCGAGGCCGAGTGCTCGACGGTGACGATCGCGGTGAACCCCTGGGTGGGCTACGCGGCGAACGTCGCGGTCGTGAGCTACCTGCTCGAGCGTGAACTCGGCTGCACGGTGGTCGAGAAGCAGCTCACCGAGGACGCTTCCTGGGAGGGGATGGCCGCGGGCAGCGTCGACGTCATCCTGGAGAACTGGGGCCACGACGAGCAGAAGAAGAAGTACATCGACGACCGGAAGGTCGCGGTGGAGCTCGGGCTGACCGGTAACAAGGGCGTCATCGGGTGGTACGTGCCGCCGTGGATGGCGCAGAAGTACCCGGACATCACGAACTGGCGGAACCTGAACAAGTACGCCGCCCAGTTCGCCACCGCCGCGTCGAACGGGAAGGGACAGTTCCTCGACGGCGACCCGTCGTTCGTCACGAACGACGCCGCGCTCATCGCCAACCTTCGCCTCGACTTCACCGTCGTCTACGCCGGCAGCGAGGACAAGCTGATCGCGGCGTTCCGCGCCGCGGAGGCCAACCGGACGCCGCTGATCGGCTATTTCTACGAGCCGCAGTGGCTGCTGTCGGAGATCCCGCTGAAGCGCATCCGGCTCCCGGTCTACCGACCGGGCTGCGACGCGAACCCGAAGACGGTCGCCTGCGATTACCAGCCGTACGACCTGGACAAGATCGGGCGCGCGACGTTCGTCGACTCCGGCAGCCCCGCCGCGACGCTGATCAAGAACTTCACCTGGACCAACGCCGACCAGAACGCGGTCGCGCGCGATCTGACCGTGAACCAGCTGTCGCCGGATCGGGCGGCGAAACGGTGGCTGGACACGCACCGCGCGACCTGGGAGAAGTGGCTGTCATAG
- a CDS encoding metalloregulator ArsR/SmtB family transcription factor, with translation MHAFDVLGDPVRRRILELLADGEQPSGAISDVIRAEFGITQPAVSQHLRVLRDNGFASVRPEGARRLYAVEATALREADDWLGQFRRFWTPHLNALATEVARGKRQRRVAAPPDDDPRGATE, from the coding sequence GTGCATGCGTTCGATGTGCTCGGCGACCCGGTGCGCCGCCGGATCCTGGAGCTGCTCGCCGACGGCGAGCAGCCCTCCGGCGCGATCAGCGACGTCATCCGAGCCGAGTTCGGAATCACCCAGCCGGCCGTTTCGCAGCATCTGCGCGTCCTGCGGGACAACGGGTTCGCCTCCGTGCGGCCGGAGGGCGCGCGGCGGCTCTACGCAGTGGAGGCGACCGCCTTGCGCGAAGCGGACGACTGGCTGGGGCAGTTCCGGCGGTTCTGGACGCCACACCTCAACGCGCTGGCCACCGAGGTGGCCCGCGGCAAACGGCAGCGGCGAGTAGCCGCACCGCCCGACGACGACCCCCGGGGAGCAACCGAATGA
- a CDS encoding SRPBCC family protein, producing the protein MIDVKSHISAVRRTLGSRELEAGTARVSTISQVYDTDIDDLWDAVATAERIPRWFLPISGELKEGGHYQLEGNAGGTITRCDKPHGYDATWEFGGMVSWIEVRLTPEGEGRTRVQLEHVAHVDDALWEQYGPGATGLGWDSGFWGLANYLADPTSTPADSAAAAAWVASPDGKLFMRLSSDAWAEQAIAAGDDPEQARAAAERTYAAYTAEA; encoded by the coding sequence ATGATCGACGTGAAGAGCCACATCAGCGCGGTGCGCCGCACGCTCGGCAGCCGTGAGCTGGAGGCCGGGACGGCACGGGTCTCCACGATCAGCCAGGTCTACGACACCGACATCGATGACCTCTGGGACGCCGTCGCGACCGCCGAGCGGATCCCGCGCTGGTTCCTGCCGATCTCCGGCGAGCTGAAGGAGGGCGGCCACTACCAGCTCGAAGGCAACGCCGGCGGCACGATCACCCGGTGCGACAAGCCGCACGGCTACGACGCCACGTGGGAGTTCGGTGGCATGGTCAGCTGGATCGAGGTGCGGCTGACCCCGGAGGGCGAGGGGCGGACGCGCGTCCAGCTCGAACACGTCGCGCACGTCGACGACGCGCTCTGGGAGCAGTACGGCCCTGGCGCGACCGGCCTCGGCTGGGACTCCGGCTTCTGGGGCCTGGCCAACTATCTGGCCGACCCGACCTCGACGCCGGCGGACTCGGCGGCGGCCGCCGCCTGGGTGGCCTCTCCGGACGGCAAGCTGTTCATGCGGCTGTCCAGCGATGCCTGGGCCGAGCAGGCGATCGCCGCCGGGGACGACCCGGAGCAGGCCCGGGCCGCGGCCGAGCGAACCTACGCGGCCTACACCGCCGAGGCGTAG
- a CDS encoding SDR family oxidoreductase: MPKPVAEQVAVVVGASTGIGRATALAFAARGARVVCAARNAVALHTLVDQIRKDGGTATAVPTDVADPAAVRALADAAEQEFGRIDTWVNNAAVSIWGRIEDITDEEFDRVIRVNFLGQVHGVHAALPALRRAGGGVLIGVASVEGIRSVPLHAPYTASKFALRSFYDTLRIELAQSGDPIAVTTILPASIDTPLFEHGRSKIDAMPKPPPPVYAPELVADAIVAAAERPRREVAVGGAAVGFYLGQRLSPALTDALMSIRRLGAGSQQSDRPDNQLDNVDRPLGEPGQVRGTYSGRVLRRSVLTRVMSAAPRPGELLTAAVRRANARRAQATEGSGRPAGARSVPRRPVDSPAG, encoded by the coding sequence ATGCCCAAGCCGGTAGCGGAGCAGGTAGCGGTCGTCGTCGGGGCGTCCACCGGAATCGGCAGGGCGACCGCGCTCGCGTTCGCCGCCCGGGGAGCCCGGGTGGTGTGCGCCGCGCGCAACGCGGTCGCCCTGCACACGCTCGTCGACCAGATCCGCAAGGACGGCGGCACGGCGACGGCGGTACCCACCGACGTCGCCGATCCCGCGGCCGTCCGGGCCCTCGCGGACGCCGCCGAGCAGGAGTTCGGCCGGATCGACACCTGGGTGAACAACGCCGCGGTCAGCATCTGGGGGCGGATCGAGGACATCACCGACGAGGAATTCGACCGGGTGATCCGGGTCAACTTCCTCGGGCAGGTGCACGGCGTCCACGCGGCGCTACCCGCGCTCCGCCGGGCCGGCGGGGGTGTCCTCATCGGCGTCGCCTCGGTGGAGGGGATCCGGTCGGTGCCCCTGCACGCCCCGTACACGGCGAGCAAGTTCGCCCTCCGGTCGTTCTACGACACGCTGCGGATCGAGCTGGCACAGTCCGGCGACCCGATCGCGGTGACGACGATCCTGCCGGCGTCGATCGACACGCCGCTGTTCGAGCACGGCCGGAGCAAGATCGACGCGATGCCGAAGCCGCCGCCGCCGGTCTACGCGCCGGAGCTGGTCGCCGACGCGATCGTCGCCGCGGCGGAGCGTCCGCGGCGAGAGGTCGCGGTCGGGGGCGCCGCGGTCGGGTTCTACCTGGGACAGCGGCTCTCGCCGGCGCTCACCGACGCGTTGATGTCGATCCGCCGCCTCGGGGCCGGCTCGCAGCAGAGCGACCGTCCGGACAACCAGCTGGACAACGTGGACCGGCCGCTCGGCGAACCGGGCCAGGTCCGGGGGACCTACTCGGGGCGGGTGCTGCGGCGAAGCGTGCTCACCCGGGTGATGAGCGCGGCGCCACGCCCGGGGGAGCTGTTGACCGCGGCCGTGCGCCGGGCGAATGCCCGGCGGGCGCAGGCGACCGAGGGCTCCGGACGTCCGGCCGGGGCGCGTAGCGTCCCGCGGCGGCCGGTGGACAGCCCGGCCGGATGA
- a CDS encoding AI-2E family transporter yields the protein MPATLSSTKTRAALRTSARVSLQMLLVLLLTAVTLWLLGRMWSILWPVVVALLLTTLTWPPTRFLRRHGVRPALAASTVTIGFLVVAAGTLVGIAVPVADQAPELAAGVADGIQRLREWAAGPPLNIGDDQVTSALDSGTARLQDSVGSIATATLTGVSTVVNGLITAILALFLMFFFLKDGPRFLPWLTRQLPGRLATDVPTIADRSWNTLGSFVRSQAFVGLLDAVCIGVGLWIVGVPLVLPLAVLTFVSAFVPIVGAVFAGFVAVLIALVSNGLTDALIVLAIILVVQQLEGNVFQPMVQSRGLGLHAAVVLLAVTLGGSLAGVVGSLLAVPVAALIAVVWNYLREQLTEPEADLGAAVPSESDPDDAPDDAPTGAPVGAPAEGVAPA from the coding sequence ATGCCTGCCACCCTGAGCTCGACGAAGACTCGAGCCGCACTCCGCACGTCGGCACGCGTCTCGCTGCAGATGCTCCTGGTCCTGCTCCTGACCGCGGTGACGCTGTGGCTGCTGGGCCGCATGTGGTCGATCCTCTGGCCGGTCGTGGTCGCCCTCCTGCTCACCACGCTGACCTGGCCGCCGACCCGGTTCCTCCGACGCCACGGTGTGCGGCCGGCGCTGGCGGCGTCCACCGTGACCATCGGTTTCCTGGTGGTGGCCGCCGGCACGCTGGTCGGAATCGCGGTACCGGTCGCGGACCAAGCGCCGGAGCTCGCGGCCGGCGTCGCGGACGGCATTCAGCGCCTCCGCGAGTGGGCCGCCGGACCGCCCCTGAACATCGGCGACGACCAGGTGACCAGCGCCCTGGACAGCGGAACCGCCCGCCTCCAGGACAGCGTCGGCAGTATCGCCACCGCGACGCTGACCGGGGTGAGCACCGTGGTGAACGGGCTGATCACCGCGATCCTGGCGCTCTTCCTGATGTTCTTCTTCCTGAAGGACGGCCCGCGCTTCCTGCCCTGGCTGACCCGTCAGCTGCCGGGGCGCCTCGCGACCGACGTTCCGACGATCGCGGACCGCAGCTGGAATACCCTCGGGTCGTTCGTCCGGTCCCAGGCCTTCGTCGGCCTGCTGGATGCCGTCTGCATCGGCGTCGGCCTGTGGATCGTGGGCGTGCCGCTGGTCCTGCCGCTGGCGGTGCTGACGTTCGTGTCCGCGTTCGTCCCGATCGTCGGTGCGGTGTTCGCGGGCTTCGTCGCCGTGCTGATCGCCCTGGTCTCCAACGGTCTCACCGACGCGCTGATCGTCCTCGCGATCATCCTGGTCGTGCAGCAGCTGGAGGGGAACGTGTTCCAGCCGATGGTGCAGAGCCGCGGCCTGGGCCTGCACGCGGCCGTGGTGCTGCTGGCGGTGACGCTCGGCGGAAGCCTGGCCGGGGTCGTCGGCAGCCTCCTCGCCGTTCCGGTCGCCGCGCTGATCGCGGTGGTGTGGAACTACCTCCGCGAACAACTCACCGAACCCGAAGCGGACCTGGGCGCGGCGGTCCCGAGCGAGTCCGATCCGGACGACGCACCGGACGACGCGCCGACCGGGGCACCGGTCGGGGCGCCCGCCGAGGGGGTGGCGCCCGCCTGA
- a CDS encoding FAD-dependent oxidoreductase: MATRDESFDFVIVGSGGGGLVAALAAHEAGLKPVVIEKQPYLGGSTGMSGGIIWVPNNPLMRAERVPDSFEDGMAYFESVVGPPDQGSSLERREAFLTEGPEMISLLQRKGVRLVRCEGYADYYDNRKGGKARGRSVEGIPWDGRQLGEWQTKIIPGMGKGMGMAVKTNEVRSLPTWSRSARSLRTTVRVGTRTYLGKMRRKDLFTNGMSLVGQLTKILVGAGIPLWLNTGVEDLVVEDGRVVGVRAVRDGEPVLVRGTRGVLLAAGGFERNAEMRKKYSADTQPNDGQWTMANPGNTGEVLAAAIAVGAKTDYMDDAVWLPNPRMELAGSAVALGRQYPHALFVNAHGKRFVNESNSYLEVGKAMYANDAVPAWLIFDDTFRKRYPWARGLPTLRKLGTVLPGRMPEELVSSGWLKRANTLQELAKQMEVDPEALVATIGRFNVHAAQGEDPDFGRGESEYNKVLGDPGNKPNPALGPVDTAPFYATQIYPGDVGTIGGVITDEHARALDEADTPIPGLYVTGNMAATVMGRTYPGAGASISNTMTFGYIAARHAAAAQASA; this comes from the coding sequence ATGGCAACGCGGGATGAGTCGTTCGACTTCGTGATCGTCGGCAGTGGCGGGGGTGGACTGGTCGCGGCACTCGCCGCCCACGAAGCCGGTTTGAAGCCGGTGGTCATCGAGAAGCAGCCCTACCTGGGCGGCTCGACGGGCATGTCCGGCGGCATCATCTGGGTGCCGAACAACCCGCTGATGCGGGCCGAGCGGGTACCGGACTCGTTCGAGGACGGGATGGCGTACTTCGAGTCGGTCGTCGGCCCGCCCGACCAGGGCTCCTCGCTGGAGCGCCGGGAAGCGTTCCTCACCGAGGGCCCGGAGATGATCTCGCTGCTGCAGCGGAAGGGCGTCCGGCTGGTCCGTTGCGAGGGATACGCCGACTACTACGACAACCGCAAGGGCGGAAAGGCGCGCGGCCGGTCGGTCGAGGGCATCCCGTGGGACGGGCGGCAGCTCGGCGAGTGGCAGACGAAGATCATCCCCGGCATGGGCAAGGGGATGGGCATGGCGGTCAAGACCAACGAGGTCCGCAGCCTGCCCACCTGGAGCCGTTCCGCCCGGTCGCTGCGCACCACGGTGCGGGTCGGTACGCGTACCTACCTCGGGAAGATGCGCCGCAAGGACCTCTTCACCAACGGCATGTCGCTCGTCGGCCAGCTCACCAAGATCCTCGTCGGGGCCGGCATCCCGCTGTGGCTGAACACCGGTGTCGAGGACCTGGTCGTCGAGGACGGCCGGGTGGTCGGCGTCCGGGCTGTCCGGGACGGTGAGCCAGTGCTGGTCCGGGGCACCCGCGGCGTGCTGCTGGCCGCCGGTGGCTTCGAGCGCAACGCCGAGATGCGCAAGAAGTACAGCGCCGACACCCAGCCGAACGACGGCCAGTGGACGATGGCCAACCCGGGCAACACCGGTGAGGTGCTCGCGGCCGCCATCGCGGTCGGCGCGAAGACCGACTACATGGACGACGCCGTGTGGCTGCCCAACCCCCGCATGGAGCTGGCCGGCTCGGCCGTCGCGCTCGGCCGGCAGTACCCGCACGCGCTCTTCGTGAACGCGCACGGCAAGCGGTTCGTCAACGAGTCGAACTCCTATCTGGAGGTCGGCAAGGCGATGTACGCGAACGACGCGGTACCGGCGTGGCTGATCTTCGACGACACGTTCCGGAAGCGGTACCCGTGGGCGCGCGGCCTGCCGACACTGCGCAAGCTCGGCACGGTATTACCCGGGCGGATGCCGGAGGAGCTGGTCAGCAGCGGCTGGCTCAAGCGCGCGAACACGCTGCAGGAGCTGGCGAAGCAGATGGAGGTCGACCCCGAGGCGCTGGTGGCCACGATCGGGCGGTTCAACGTCCACGCCGCGCAGGGCGAGGACCCGGACTTCGGGCGCGGTGAGTCGGAGTACAACAAGGTGCTCGGCGACCCGGGCAACAAGCCCAACCCGGCGCTCGGCCCGGTGGACACCGCACCGTTCTACGCCACCCAGATCTACCCCGGCGACGTCGGCACGATCGGCGGCGTCATCACCGACGAGCACGCCCGGGCGCTGGACGAGGCGGACACGCCGATCCCCGGCCTCTACGTGACCGGCAACATGGCCGCGACGGTGATGGGCCGCACGTACCCGGGTGCGGGAGCGAGCATCTCGAACACGATGACGTTCGGGTACATCGCCGCCCGCCACGCCGCCGCCGCGCAGGCGTCGGCCTGA
- a CDS encoding SigE family RNA polymerase sigma factor: MHRRTLDAEFAGFVRDHRSDLVRTARLLACGDVHRAEDLVQTALVRAYVAWGRIRGSDHPVAYVRRSIVNAHIDESRRPWWRRERSVAEPPESERLPRGTEVPDDLGEAVRAALASLPPKMRAVVVLRHWLDLTVEQTAEWLGCTEGTVKSQNAKAVAKLRHLLAPDGAPPPVPVHPGRSCR, from the coding sequence ATGCATCGACGGACGCTCGACGCGGAGTTCGCCGGCTTCGTCCGGGACCACCGGTCCGACCTGGTGCGGACCGCGCGGCTACTGGCCTGCGGTGACGTACACCGGGCCGAGGACTTGGTGCAGACCGCGCTGGTGCGGGCCTACGTGGCGTGGGGTCGGATCCGGGGCAGCGATCACCCGGTCGCCTACGTCCGGCGCAGCATCGTCAATGCCCACATCGACGAAAGCCGCCGACCGTGGTGGCGCCGCGAACGGTCGGTAGCCGAGCCACCGGAGTCCGAGCGGCTCCCCCGCGGGACGGAGGTTCCCGACGACCTCGGGGAGGCGGTGCGGGCGGCGCTCGCGTCGCTGCCTCCGAAGATGCGGGCGGTCGTCGTCCTCCGGCACTGGCTCGACCTGACCGTCGAGCAGACCGCCGAGTGGCTCGGCTGCACCGAGGGGACCGTGAAGAGCCAGAACGCCAAGGCCGTCGCGAAGCTGCGGCACCTGCTGGCGCCGGACGGTGCCCCACCTCCAGTTCCTGTCCATCCCGGGCGGAGTTGCCGATGA